DNA from Hwangdonia lutea:
GAAACTCTGGAGTTTTGTTGTTTATTATATTAGCCGTCAATTAAAATTATTCTTTTATATGGTTTTCTTCGTTAAAAGCCTCTTGAAGTATAAGGTTTTCATTGGTGTAAACCCTATCTTTAAAAAGCCACATTTTAAACGTAGTGACTAAATAGAATAAAATAGGAACAACAATTAATGTTAAAAACGTAGCGATCAACAAACCGTAAATAACGGTTTTAGCCAACGGTCCCCAGAAAATAACATTATCTCCACCCATATAAAAATTAGCATCAAACTCGTTAACTAAGGTAAAGAAATTAATATTCCATCCCCAAGCTAGTGGAACTAATCCTAAAATGGTTGTAATGGCCGTAAGTAAAACGGGGCGTAAACGTGCCTTACCACCCTTTACAATAACTTCGATTAGTTGGTTTTTAGCAAGGTATTGATTGTCTTCTAAACCTTGTTCAAATTTCTTTCTGTCTATTAAAAGTTGGGTGTAATCGAGCAGAACAACACCATTGTTTACCACAATACCAGCAAGCGAAATAATACCCATCATGGTCATCATTATTACAAACGAAGCGCCCGTAATAACAATACCTCCAAAAACACCAATAAGGCTTAAAAATATGGCAAGCATTATTATTCCCGGTTTTGAAACCGAATTAAATTGGAATATTAAAAGGAAAAATATTAATCCCAATCCAGTAAGAAACGCGCCGTTTAAAAAGTCTTGTTGCTTTTTCTGTTCTTCAATTTGTCCGGTATAATCAATTTTTACGTCATCTGGTTTTTCGGTAAAACTTTTCATTTCGTTTTGAATTTGAGCTACAATAGCTCCGGCATCAACATAACCTGGTGCCAAGGCAGAGTAAAGCGTTACCACACGATTAATATCTCTATGTTTTATGGCGCTATAACCAGAACTGTTGCTGTGATTGGCGATAGCCGAAACGGGTATTTCCTTTATTTGGCCAGATGCCATATCCCTAAAGGTTATTTTTTGATTAAATATGGCACTCGTATTGTATCTGTTTTCTTCATTAAAACGCACATAAATATCGTAATCTTCACCATCTTTTTTATAGATACCTGCTTTGGAACCAAATATAGAATTACGTAATTGCTGCCCCACTTGTCCGGCATTAACGCCCAATTCACCAGCTTTTTTTCTGTCGACAATAACTTGCATGGTGGGTTTGGATTTATTGACATCAATTTTTAATTCATCAATACCTTGAATATTTTTTGTGTTGATAAAATCGCGCATTTTTTCGGCAGTGGCGATAAGCTTGGAATAATCGTCACCTTTAAGTTCTAAATTTATAGGATATCCGGCAGGAGGCCCTGCAACATCCTTTTCTACCGAAATGGCAACACCGGGATAAATGCCTTTTAAATCTTCTTGCACTTTTTTAAGCAGCTCGTTACTATCTGCGCCTCTTCTAAATTTATATTCGCGCATAGTGGCTGTTATTTTACCACGATGGGGCATTTCTGCTGCAGAACCTCCATCAGTCATAGGGTTTCCGGCGCCTTCACCAACTTGAGATACGGCACTTTCGGTTAAAAAATTGTAACCGTTATCCATGTAAGCTTCATCGTTTATAATTTTATAAACACGCTCTTCAATATCTTTGGTGATGGCATTCGTTTTTTTTATGTCGGTGCCTTCGGGATATTCAATGTAAACAATAATTTGATTGGGCGTATTGTCTGGAAAAAATTCGACTTTTGTACGCTTGCTTCCAACAGATGCGCCAAAGCCTATAAACGCTATAAAGAGCAATACTACCGTGGCAACGGTTATTAAAACGGGTTTTTTGTCGCTTAAAGCATAGCGC
Protein-coding regions in this window:
- a CDS encoding efflux RND transporter permease subunit; translation: MTTDKKNNKIDKEFGLSSWAINNKTTMYVLILLILILGAGAYFKMPRESFPEVKETKIYISSIYPGNTAEDIEKLITDPIEDRLKTVSNVVEITSTSQEDYSIVIVEFDENISVEAAKQKVKDEVDSEKSGEDWPTFNNAKVEPNVFDLSMSEEIPILNINISGDYPVDKLKEYGEYLEDEIESLQEIKQVDIRGAQDKEVEVAVDIYKMMAAQVSFDDIINTISRENMTMSAGNLITSGQRRTIRIIGEISNPSQLEDFVVKSENNNAIYLKDVATITFKDEDKTTYAREFGNPVVMLDVKKRAGKNMVAAAEQIDVMVKEAIENVFPPDLKVSISNDQSSKTIGQVDDLVNNIIFGIILVVTVLMFFLGFKNALFVGFAIPMSMFMSLMILNMLGYTMNTMILFGLIMGLGMLVDNGIVVVENVYRLMSEGMPRIEAAKKGIGEIAFPIIISTATTVAAFIPLGLWPGVMGEFMIYFPVTLSVVLGSSLFVAIFFNSVMVSQFMSTEDKNMPLKQIIKISIVFGVVGLLIVLVGGSYRGLGTLMLITVLMLWIYRLFLRRWANKFQNNTLPKWERIYEKSLRYALSDKKPVLITVATVVLLFIAFIGFGASVGSKRTKVEFFPDNTPNQIIVYIEYPEGTDIKKTNAITKDIEERVYKIINDEAYMDNGYNFLTESAVSQVGEGAGNPMTDGGSAAEMPHRGKITATMREYKFRRGADSNELLKKVQEDLKGIYPGVAISVEKDVAGPPAGYPINLELKGDDYSKLIATAEKMRDFINTKNIQGIDELKIDVNKSKPTMQVIVDRKKAGELGVNAGQVGQQLRNSIFGSKAGIYKKDGEDYDIYVRFNEENRYNTSAIFNQKITFRDMASGQIKEIPVSAIANHSNSSGYSAIKHRDINRVVTLYSALAPGYVDAGAIVAQIQNEMKSFTEKPDDVKIDYTGQIEEQKKQQDFLNGAFLTGLGLIFFLLIFQFNSVSKPGIIMLAIFLSLIGVFGGIVITGASFVIMMTMMGIISLAGIVVNNGVVLLDYTQLLIDRKKFEQGLEDNQYLAKNQLIEVIVKGGKARLRPVLLTAITTILGLVPLAWGWNINFFTLVNEFDANFYMGGDNVIFWGPLAKTVIYGLLIATFLTLIVVPILFYLVTTFKMWLFKDRVYTNENLILQEAFNEENHIKE